AGGCACTGCCCGAGCTTCAAGAAAAGCTGAAAGGGTGATGGAAAATGCCCGCTGGGAAACGTTTCTCAGCGGGCCTCAACTACCAAGGGGAGAGCAACGTAGCCTCGGCCCGCCGAAAATTGCTGGCACTAATGGTCAGCTATTTAGACTATGCCACTCTACAAACAATAGTTGCGCCCGAAAACGAACAATTATAAGAATTCTTTTATATTCTTCTTTTCGGTTAGACTGAGGGCATGAAGTCCCTCGCCTTCGTTCTCCTGGCTGCTGGCGTTGTCGCCCACGCTCAAACTGAGCAAAAGTTCTGGGAATGGATCCCCGACCAAACGCCGATCGCCAAGCACAAGGAGCGCCGCGACCGATTGCGCAGCATGTTGCCGGCGGGCGGGTATGCGGTGATCTTCACCAACCCCGAGCAGGTGCGGAACAACGACGTGGACTTTCAGTTCCGCGCGGACTCAAACTTTCTCTACCTCACGGGCATGAAGGAGCCGGATTCGGTGGTGTTTTTGGCCAAAGATGGCATCGAGTTCCAGGGCAAGATGGTCAAGGAGATCTTGTTCTGCAACGGGCGAGACGCCGGCAGCGAGCGCTGGCTCGGCTACCGGTTCGGTCCGGAACGCGCGAAGGATGTGTTGCAGTTTGAGGCCACCGCGAGCAATCGCGAATGGAACGCGTTTGTCAATGCGCTTCCGATTACGCCCGAAAAGCGTACGATTTTGGCTCCTCAACCCGAGCTTGCGGGCCGAACTCTGGGCAGCATGATTGGGGCTTGGAACGCCTGGACCACCAAGAATCAGGCGTCCCTGACGCTAGAAAGGCGCGAGGCTCGCACGCTCGGGACCATGCGCTACATCAAGGATGCCGAGGAGATTCGGTTGCTGAAGCAGGCCTGCTCCATCTCCGCGCGGAGCCACAACGAAGTGATGCGCCAATGTCGCCCAAATATGCCGGAATACGCGATGAGCGCGCTGATGGAATACGGGTTCAAAAAGCATGGCTGCGAGTACCTGGGTTACGGCAACATCGTGGGCAGCGGCCCCAACACGTGCATCTTGCACTACATGCAAAATGAGCGCCCCATGAAAGGCGGCGAGCTGTTGCTCATGGATTGCGGTGGCGAATATCATGGCTACACCGCCGACGTGACGCGCACGATCCCGATTAACGGCAAGTTCACCGAGCCGCAGCGGCAGATTTATCAGCTGGTTTTGGATGCTCAAGAAGCGGGCATCAAGGCCTGCGTTGATGGCGCGGCTTTCGGTGCGGGCCACCGCGCGGCCAGCGACGTGATGGCGGCGGGGCTCGTGAAACTGGGTGTGATCAAAGCCCCTAACGAGCTGGGTCGCTACTTTATGCACGGCACCAGCCACAGCCTTGGCCTGGATGTCCACGACGCGATGCCGACGGATTCGACGCTGCGGCCCGGTGCGGTGCTCACCGTCGAGCCGGGCATCTATATCAGCGAGGGCAGCCCCTGCGATCCGAAGTGGTGGAACATTGGCGTGCGCATTGAAGACGACATTTTGGTGACCGCCAAGGGGCCGGTGAACCTGAGCGCCGAAGCTCCGCGGACCATCAAGGATGTCGAGGCGATGATGCGGTCGGGCCGAAAGTAGGTATCCTGTGGGGGCGTCGGGGCATGGCGCAGTTTGGTAGCGCGCTTGCCTGGGGGGCAAGAGGTCGTGGGTTCAAATCCCGCTGCCCCGACCATATCCCCGTAAATCTACGTGATTTCCCTCGGGATTCAAAAACACTGTGCAATACTAAGATATCGGTTTTTGCCGGTCTTGCATCTGTTCCGCATGTTGAGTGCGGCAGGCAGGGAAAAGGAGATCATGAAATTACGCGCAATTGGGCTCATCGCCCTTCTTGGCGCTGGCATCGTCGCCAGCGCAGCTCCGGATGCACCGCAGTTCCGGCAACTTCGACGCATCGAACTCTCGTCCAACTTTGACGGCGGCGTAGCCAGCCACGGTTCAGTCGCTAGCGGCGTGGCTTCCGATGGTACCAACGTCTATATCAGCGGTTGGACTTCGGGGGCAAACCAAACGCAAGGCGTTTATCGCATTACCAACCTGCTTGCAAACCTGGCGAATCCGTCGGTCGCAATCTCGGGTGGTTCGTTCCACACGCAAACCGTGGCTCGTGGCGGCAGCCGCCAAACCAAGCTCGAATGGGGAAACAACCAGCTTTACTGGGGCTTCGGCATGGGCAGCGATGGTGCGAGCGCCGGTGAAACCGGTTCGGCCTCGGGCATCAAGTCGCTTTCTTCGACGGGCGCCGAGAATTGGTACAAGCGACCCTGGGAACTGCTCGGTCTGAGCACCGCCACCGGTAGCCGCCGCGCGGATGCCTTTACGGTTGATCCGGCCACAGGCAAGCTCGTTGTTCTCAACTTCTTCAACACCCCGTTTGGTAGCGCCGTGGACGCCAACGGAAACTTCTTGACCAACATGACCGTGACAGGCGCTCAGTCGTCGTTCCGCGATGCTGCTGCTCTTTCGGGTGGTCGCATCATCACCAAGCGAGCGACAACTTCGGCGGTGGCTGGTGCGGTCGGCCTTCAAACTCGCGTGTTTGATGGCACGGGCACGTTGCTCGCTCCGAGTGACGTTGCTGCTCTGCCGCTCACGTCCTCCACGAACGCTGAAGAGCACGTGGAAGCCGGCGAAGCCTACAACGCCGGCTGGGTGAACAGCCATGCCTACGTGGCGTCGTCGTTTAAGAACAGCACGCCGGCGGCAGACGGTTCGAAGATTTCGATCCACGGTCTTAATCCGTCGGACTTCGCGAGCTACCTGCTCGACGGGACCGAAAACGGCTTCGCCCGCTTCGGCACGGTTTCTAATGGCGCAACGTTGCAAACGTTCCTGAACATGCAAGACGTGACGATGGGCGGCAACCGCTACATGCTCGTGACGGAATCGTTCGGAACCCGCGACTACCTGCGCGTGTACCAACTGGTGCCCGAGCCGGGTTCGGCGCTGGCCATCGGTCTGGGCGCGGCGCTGATGCTCCGCCGCCGCAAGAAGTAAGGCTCACGCCCGACGAAACAGTAAGTCGCCCGACGCGAAAGCGCCGGGCGACTTTGTTTTTGAAAAACCTGGTGATGCCAGTAGCGATTGGCTTGCGGCGAGGGGAGGCGTTGAGGTATTCTCCTCCATTGCGCCGAAGGCTCTCCAGCCTTTGGATAGGGAAGTACTCCCCGCTTAACTTGCGCCTATGCCGTTACTGGTGTAGACGTTAACAACGGAGTAAAAATGGCAAGAAGTCTTAAAAAGGGATACTTTGTCGACGATCACCTGGTGAAAAAGGTGGCCGCGATGAACGATTCCACAAACAAATCCGTGATCAAGACCTGGTCGCGGCGATCCACCATTATTCCGGACTTTATCGGTCACACGATTGCAGTCCACGACGGTCGAAAGCACATCCCGGTGTTCGTCACCGAGAACATGATTGGCCACAAGCTGGGCGAGTTCGCGCCGACCCGGACCTACAAGGGTCACGGCGGCTCACTTCCCGATCGGGGGGCTCGTCTGCGGTAACGCGTGAGAACAACTATGGAAGCGAAAGCAATAGCAAAATATGTCCGCGTTCAACCGCGTAAGGTGCGCATCGTCGCCGCCGAGGTGAAGGGCAAGTCCGCCATCGCCGTGGCCAACACGCTGCAGTTCCACCCCAGCAAGGGTGCCTATTACCTGCGCAAGGTCGTCGTCAGCGCCATCGCCAATGCCGAGACGAATCTCGGTCTTCCCGGCAACACGCTGAAGATCGCCCGCATCCAAGTGGATGAAGGTCCCAAGCTCAAGCGCGTGACGCAAAAGGCTATGGGCCGTGGCGCCCGCATCGTCAAGAAGACCAGCCACATCACGGTCTTTGTGAGCGAGCAAGAAGCCGCGAAGGAAGTCAAGCCGCACGGTACCAAGGCTAAGGATCGCCCCAAGTTTGAGGCTCCGAAGAAGGCCAAGGCCGCCAAGAAGGACGAAGTGAAGGCCGAAGCCGCCGAAGAAGCCACTCCGGTGGCCGAAGAAGTGGTGGAAGCACCCGCAGCCGAAGCAGAAGCTCCGGCGGAAACCGCGGAAAAGACGGAGGAAACGAACTAATGGGTCAGAAAATTCACCCAGTTGGCTTCCGCATCGGCGTCATTCGCGGATGGGACAGCCACTGGTACTACGATAAGAAGGGTTATGCGGCCGCACTGAAGAGCGACTTTGACATTCGCGAAGTGGTCAAGGCCCGTGTCGGTTCCGGCAACGTCTCGCGCATCGAAATCGAGCGTGCTGCTCAACGCGTCAAGGTGAACGTATTCACCCCGCGTCCCGGCGCGGTCATCGGTCGCGGCGGCAAGGGCATTGACGAACTCACCAACCAACTGAACGCGATGGTCCGCAAGATGGACAAGACCGCTTCGGTTCAAGTCAACGTCACCGAAATCCGCCAGCCGGAAGTGGACGCTCAACTGGTCGCCGAGAATATCGCTCAGCAACTCGAAAAGCGAATTAGCCACCGCCGCGCCATGCGCCAATCCATGACTCGGGCCACGCGCATGAACTGCCGCGGCATGAAGATCATGGTGGGTGGACGTTTGAACGGATCGGAAATCGCCCGCAGCGAAATGGATCGAATCGGCAAGGTGCCGCTCCACACGCTCCGCGCAGATATCGATTACGGCACCGCCACCGCCCGCACGATCTACGGATCGGTCGGCGTGAAGGTGTGGATCTACAAGGGCGAAGTGCTTCCCGAGAAGCAGCGCCTGGCCATGGCCGAGCCGGTTCGCGAACCGCGCCGTCCGCGCCGCCGACCCGAAGACGGAGCTGCTCCGGTGGCTGAAGCCCCCGCCGCCGCACCTGCCGCACCCGCGGCCGAAGAAGGAGGAACGAACTAATGTTAATGCCCAAGCGCGTGAAGCACCGCAAGATGCACCGCGGTCGTATGAGTGGACTCGCCACCCGTGGTAACCACATCGACTTCGGCGACTTTGCGATGATGTCGCTCGAATGTGGCTGGATCACCAGCCGACAGATCGAAGCCGCTCGTATCGCCATGACCCGCCACATTAAGCGTGGCGGTAAGGTCTGGATCCGCATCTTCCCGGACAAGTCGTACACCAAGAAGCCCTTGGAACAACGGATGGGTAAGGGTAAGGCCAGCGTCGAAGGCTGGGTAGCCGTCGTCAAGCCGGGCCGCATCATGTTCGAAATGGACGGGGTGCCGGAAGACGTGGCGAAGGAAGCTATGCGACTGGCACGCATGAAAATGCCGATCCGAACCAAGTTCGTCACCAAAGCCGATTTTGCTAACGGCGCTCCGCTGGAATCGGGCAAAGAGCACGCAATCCAGACCGTCAAGCGCAAGAAGCACCTGAACCCGGACGCCTCCGCCGAACCTGCCGCTGCTCCCGCAGCCGCCACGGAGGAATCAACCGCAGAATGAAAGACATCAAATGCGCCGATCTTCGGGACAAGAGTGTGCCCGAGCTGGAAGAAATGTTGGCCCGCGAAAAGGCCGACCTCTTCAAGGCTCGCCGCGACCTCGTGTTCCGCCAAATGACCGACACGGCTAGCCTTAAGGTCCGACGCCATAACATCGCTCGAATCCTGACTTTGATCAGCGAAAAGAAGCGAGGGAGTGAAAAGTGAGCGAACAAGTAGCTGAAGTCCGAGGCCGACGTAAAGTCCGCCAAGGCGTCGTCAGCTCCAATAAAATGGAGAAGACGGTGGTCATCAAGCTGGTCCGCCGCGTGCGTCACCCGCTGTACGGCAAAACGGTTTTGAAGACTGAAAAGTTCAAGGCCCACGACGAATTGGGATGCGATATCGGCGACCGAGTCGAAATCATGGAGACCCGTCCGCTAAGCAAAGAAAAGCGATGGCGCGTCACCCGCATCCTTGAGAAGGTGAAGTAAGGATGATTCAACAGTTTTCTCGACTTAAGGTCGCCGATAACTCGGGCGCTCGCGAAGTCATGTGCATCCGCGTGCTCAAGGGCTCGCAACCCCGCTACGGCGGGGTCGGTGACGTGATTGTTTGTAGCGTCAAGGCCGCAACGCCGAACATGCCGATTAAGAAGGGCGATGTGGTGAAGGCCGTCATCGTTCGCACCCGAAAGGCGGTTCGCCGCGTGGATGGCAGCATGCTGCGCTTCGACGACAACGCTTGCGTTGTGATCAACCCGAACAACGGCGAGCCGCGAGGCACCCGTATCTTCGGCCCGGTCGCTCGCGAACTCCGCGATTCGAACTACATGAAGATCGTTTCGCTGGCTCCGGAGGTGCTGTAATGCCTACTAAAGCTGAAATTAAAAAGCTGAATACCAAGATCAAGCTCAAGCTGCGAACTGGCGACCAAGTCGTCATCATCGCCGGCAAGGACAAGGGTCAAAAGGGATTCATCGCCGCCGTCTCGCCGAAGGAAGGCAAGATCATCGTTCTCCAGAACAATCCGGAAAACGAAGAGCAGCCGCTTCCGTTGAACGCCGTGATCAAGCACCGTAAGGCCAAGATGCAAGGCGAACGCTCGGCTCGCATCAAGCTGCCGGCTCCGCTGCACATCTCGAACGTGATGCTCCTCGACCCCAAGTCGGGCGACGCCACTCGCGTTGGTCGCCGCAAGGAAGGCGGGCGCCTGGTGCGCTACGCCAAGAAGAGCGACACGACGATCAAGGATCCGACGAGCGGTGCTAAGGGCGACGAGCCCAAGGGCAAAAAGAAGAAGTAAACGCTGGGGGATTTCCCCCAGCCCTGAACCCCAAGAACTCGCCGGTCACAGTCGGTGAGGGAGGACAAAACCATGGCAAAGAAAAAAGAAGAAGCCGCCGCTACGGGTGCCGCTCCGGCCCCACGCTTGCGCAAGATTTATAAGGAAAAGGTTTCGCCGAAACTGAACGAAGCTTTCAAGTACAAGTCGTCGATGCAAATCCCGCGCTTGGACAAGATCGTGATCAACATGGGCACCGGCGCCACCGACGAAAAGCACCTCGAAAACTCGGTTCGCGACATGCAACTGATCTCGGGTCAAAAGCCGATCGTCACCCGCGCCCGCAAGGCCGTCTCGAACTTTAAGCTTCGCGAAGGCATGAAGATTGGATGCAAGGTCACCCTCCGCGGCGACCGTGCCTACCACTTCCTGGATAAGCTCGCCACCGTGGT
The window above is part of the Chthonomonas sp. genome. Proteins encoded here:
- the rplV gene encoding 50S ribosomal protein L22 encodes the protein MEAKAIAKYVRVQPRKVRIVAAEVKGKSAIAVANTLQFHPSKGAYYLRKVVVSAIANAETNLGLPGNTLKIARIQVDEGPKLKRVTQKAMGRGARIVKKTSHITVFVSEQEAAKEVKPHGTKAKDRPKFEAPKKAKAAKKDEVKAEAAEEATPVAEEVVEAPAAEAEAPAETAEKTEETN
- the rplP gene encoding 50S ribosomal protein L16, producing the protein MLMPKRVKHRKMHRGRMSGLATRGNHIDFGDFAMMSLECGWITSRQIEAARIAMTRHIKRGGKVWIRIFPDKSYTKKPLEQRMGKGKASVEGWVAVVKPGRIMFEMDGVPEDVAKEAMRLARMKMPIRTKFVTKADFANGAPLESGKEHAIQTVKRKKHLNPDASAEPAAAPAAATEESTAE
- the rpsS gene encoding 30S ribosomal protein S19 codes for the protein MARSLKKGYFVDDHLVKKVAAMNDSTNKSVIKTWSRRSTIIPDFIGHTIAVHDGRKHIPVFVTENMIGHKLGEFAPTRTYKGHGGSLPDRGARLR
- a CDS encoding aminopeptidase P family protein: MKSLAFVLLAAGVVAHAQTEQKFWEWIPDQTPIAKHKERRDRLRSMLPAGGYAVIFTNPEQVRNNDVDFQFRADSNFLYLTGMKEPDSVVFLAKDGIEFQGKMVKEILFCNGRDAGSERWLGYRFGPERAKDVLQFEATASNREWNAFVNALPITPEKRTILAPQPELAGRTLGSMIGAWNAWTTKNQASLTLERREARTLGTMRYIKDAEEIRLLKQACSISARSHNEVMRQCRPNMPEYAMSALMEYGFKKHGCEYLGYGNIVGSGPNTCILHYMQNERPMKGGELLLMDCGGEYHGYTADVTRTIPINGKFTEPQRQIYQLVLDAQEAGIKACVDGAAFGAGHRAASDVMAAGLVKLGVIKAPNELGRYFMHGTSHSLGLDVHDAMPTDSTLRPGAVLTVEPGIYISEGSPCDPKWWNIGVRIEDDILVTAKGPVNLSAEAPRTIKDVEAMMRSGRK
- a CDS encoding PEP-CTERM sorting domain-containing protein gives rise to the protein MKLRAIGLIALLGAGIVASAAPDAPQFRQLRRIELSSNFDGGVASHGSVASGVASDGTNVYISGWTSGANQTQGVYRITNLLANLANPSVAISGGSFHTQTVARGGSRQTKLEWGNNQLYWGFGMGSDGASAGETGSASGIKSLSSTGAENWYKRPWELLGLSTATGSRRADAFTVDPATGKLVVLNFFNTPFGSAVDANGNFLTNMTVTGAQSSFRDAAALSGGRIITKRATTSAVAGAVGLQTRVFDGTGTLLAPSDVAALPLTSSTNAEEHVEAGEAYNAGWVNSHAYVASSFKNSTPAADGSKISIHGLNPSDFASYLLDGTENGFARFGTVSNGATLQTFLNMQDVTMGGNRYMLVTESFGTRDYLRVYQLVPEPGSALAIGLGAALMLRRRKK
- the rplN gene encoding 50S ribosomal protein L14 → MIQQFSRLKVADNSGAREVMCIRVLKGSQPRYGGVGDVIVCSVKAATPNMPIKKGDVVKAVIVRTRKAVRRVDGSMLRFDDNACVVINPNNGEPRGTRIFGPVARELRDSNYMKIVSLAPEVL
- the rpmC gene encoding 50S ribosomal protein L29, yielding MKDIKCADLRDKSVPELEEMLAREKADLFKARRDLVFRQMTDTASLKVRRHNIARILTLISEKKRGSEK
- the rpsQ gene encoding 30S ribosomal protein S17; amino-acid sequence: MSEQVAEVRGRRKVRQGVVSSNKMEKTVVIKLVRRVRHPLYGKTVLKTEKFKAHDELGCDIGDRVEIMETRPLSKEKRWRVTRILEKVK
- the rpsC gene encoding 30S ribosomal protein S3; translation: MGQKIHPVGFRIGVIRGWDSHWYYDKKGYAAALKSDFDIREVVKARVGSGNVSRIEIERAAQRVKVNVFTPRPGAVIGRGGKGIDELTNQLNAMVRKMDKTASVQVNVTEIRQPEVDAQLVAENIAQQLEKRISHRRAMRQSMTRATRMNCRGMKIMVGGRLNGSEIARSEMDRIGKVPLHTLRADIDYGTATARTIYGSVGVKVWIYKGEVLPEKQRLAMAEPVREPRRPRRRPEDGAAPVAEAPAAAPAAPAAEEGGTN
- the rplE gene encoding 50S ribosomal protein L5, translating into MAKKKEEAAATGAAPAPRLRKIYKEKVSPKLNEAFKYKSSMQIPRLDKIVINMGTGATDEKHLENSVRDMQLISGQKPIVTRARKAVSNFKLREGMKIGCKVTLRGDRAYHFLDKLATVVLPRLRDFQGLSPNSFDGRGNYALGLKEQLVFPEISYDTFDRIRGMDIIICTTASTDEEARMFLKEMGMPIRDK
- the rplX gene encoding 50S ribosomal protein L24, with protein sequence MPTKAEIKKLNTKIKLKLRTGDQVVIIAGKDKGQKGFIAAVSPKEGKIIVLQNNPENEEQPLPLNAVIKHRKAKMQGERSARIKLPAPLHISNVMLLDPKSGDATRVGRRKEGGRLVRYAKKSDTTIKDPTSGAKGDEPKGKKKK